From the Acidilutibacter cellobiosedens genome, one window contains:
- a CDS encoding copper homeostasis protein CutC, giving the protein MKKIVEVCAGSYQDCLSAYKGGANRVELNSALSVGGLTPSLATLIHVKRETKLNVVCMVRPRAAGFCYDDSDAMIMMEDAKIFLENGADGIAFGFLKADNNVDLEKTKIMADLIHGCQKEAVFHRAFDVCPNPLKTMEELISCNVDRVLTSGQEAKAMEGTELIRLLQMKFGKRIQILAGSGINADNAKEIIAKTGICQVHSSCKNYRTDPTTIRNNVSYSYLSDPHTMDYDVVDIKLVKKLVNSL; this is encoded by the coding sequence ATGAAGAAAATTGTTGAAGTATGTGCAGGTAGTTATCAAGACTGTTTATCGGCTTATAAAGGAGGGGCCAATCGCGTTGAGCTTAACAGTGCATTAAGTGTTGGAGGATTGACCCCGAGTTTGGCAACTTTAATTCATGTAAAGAGAGAGACAAAATTAAATGTGGTATGTATGGTTCGCCCACGTGCTGCTGGATTTTGTTATGACGATTCAGATGCAATGATTATGATGGAAGATGCAAAGATCTTTTTAGAGAATGGTGCGGATGGCATTGCATTTGGATTTTTAAAAGCCGATAATAATGTAGATCTTGAAAAGACAAAAATAATGGCTGATTTGATTCACGGATGTCAAAAGGAGGCTGTTTTTCATCGAGCTTTTGATGTCTGCCCGAATCCACTAAAGACTATGGAAGAATTGATTTCTTGCAATGTGGACCGCGTTTTAACCAGTGGGCAAGAGGCAAAAGCGATGGAAGGAACTGAACTGATTCGGTTATTACAGATGAAATTTGGAAAGCGGATTCAAATCTTAGCAGGCAGTGGAATCAATGCAGATAATGCCAAAGAAATAATAGCCAAAACAGGAATTTGTCAAGTTCACTCTTCATGCAAAAATTATCGCACTGATCCAACAACTATAAGGAATAATGTAAGTTATTCATATCTTTCAGATCCGCATACAATGGATTACGATGTGGTCGATATAAAACTTGTTAAAAAATTGGTAAACTCACTTTAG